One genomic window of Clostridium taeniosporum includes the following:
- a CDS encoding NAD(P)/FAD-dependent oxidoreductase — protein sequence MSIRINNLTLSIDDNKEVLIKKISKKLKISSKDIKKLTIIKESLDARKKNDIKFNYCVDIKCYNEKKIVSKIKDNNIILQEDDKGLQIKKGDIKLNSRPVIVGFGPAGMFAALTLAQNGYKPIIFERGEEVDSRTRTVEDFWKTGNLNIESNVQFGEGGAGAFSDGKLTTRIKDPRCAYILEELVNAGAPEEIKYLGKPHVGTDILKGVVKNIREQIKSLGGEIHFNSKLEDIKYENNKLKNIVVNGKELECEILVLAIGHSPRDTYEMLYKRGISMEAKPFAIGVRIEHPQELINISQYGDYHNHPRLGSAEYRLTYKSEKLNRGIYSFCMCPGGTVVASASEEGRLVSNGMSYHARNLANANSALVVTVSTEDFEGDSPLSGMEFQRHYECLAFKSGGGNYKAPIQLLGDFMNDRPSTKLGSVNPSYLPGYEFRELKECLPNYVVEGIKEGIQNFSKKIEGYGMEDAILTGIETRTSAPVRIHRNKALESITVKGLYPVGEGAGFAGGIVSSAVDGVKVAESIINQFY from the coding sequence ATGAGTATAAGAATAAATAATTTAACTTTAAGTATAGATGATAATAAAGAAGTATTAATAAAAAAGATAAGTAAGAAATTAAAGATATCTTCTAAGGATATAAAGAAATTAACTATAATAAAAGAAAGTTTAGATGCAAGAAAGAAAAATGACATAAAATTTAATTATTGCGTTGATATAAAATGTTATAATGAAAAGAAGATAGTATCTAAAATTAAAGATAATAATATTATTCTCCAAGAGGATGATAAGGGGTTACAAATAAAAAAAGGTGATATTAAATTAAATAGCAGACCAGTTATAGTTGGATTCGGTCCAGCAGGTATGTTTGCAGCACTAACTTTAGCACAAAATGGATATAAGCCTATTATATTTGAAAGAGGAGAAGAGGTTGATAGTAGAACAAGGACAGTTGAAGATTTTTGGAAGACTGGAAATTTAAATATTGAATCAAATGTACAATTTGGTGAAGGTGGAGCAGGTGCATTTTCTGATGGAAAATTAACAACAAGAATAAAAGATCCAAGATGTGCTTATATATTAGAAGAACTTGTAAATGCTGGAGCTCCAGAAGAAATTAAATATTTAGGAAAACCACATGTTGGAACAGATATCTTAAAAGGTGTTGTAAAAAACATAAGAGAACAAATAAAATCTCTTGGTGGAGAAATTCATTTCAATTCAAAATTAGAGGATATAAAATATGAAAATAATAAATTAAAAAACATAGTTGTTAATGGAAAAGAATTAGAATGTGAAATTCTAGTTTTAGCTATTGGTCATAGTCCAAGAGATACATATGAAATGCTGTATAAAAGAGGTATTTCTATGGAAGCAAAGCCTTTTGCAATAGGTGTTAGAATAGAGCATCCTCAAGAATTAATAAATATTAGTCAATATGGAGATTATCATAATCATCCAAGATTAGGATCAGCAGAATATAGATTGACTTATAAAAGTGAAAAATTAAATAGAGGGATATATTCTTTTTGTATGTGTCCAGGTGGAACAGTAGTGGCATCAGCATCAGAAGAAGGAAGATTAGTATCTAATGGTATGAGTTATCATGCAAGAAATTTAGCTAATGCTAATTCTGCATTAGTTGTAACAGTTTCTACAGAAGATTTTGAAGGAGATTCTCCTTTAAGTGGAATGGAATTCCAAAGACATTATGAATGTTTAGCGTTTAAATCAGGTGGTGGCAATTACAAAGCACCAATACAATTATTAGGTGATTTCATGAATGATAGACCTAGCACAAAATTAGGTAGTGTTAATCCAAGTTATTTACCTGGGTATGAATTTAGAGAATTAAAAGAATGTTTACCTAATTATGTTGTAGAAGGAATAAAAGAAGGCATACAAAATTTTTCTAAAAAGATAGAAGGATATGGGATGGAAGATGCTATTTTAACTGGAATAGAAACTAGAACATCAGCTCCAGTTAGAATTCATAGAAATAAAGCACTTGAAAGCATAACAGTGAAAGGTCTTTATCCAGTAGGTGAAGGAGCTGGCTTTGCAGGTGGAATAGTTTCATCAGCAGTTGATGGAGTTAAAGTAGCAGAAAGTATAATAAATCAATTTTATTAA
- a CDS encoding YerC/YecD family TrpR-related protein, which translates to MSSSDSKIKSKELDLFFKGILELENIDECYNFFEDVATINEIKSLAQRFHVAMLLNNKKTYTEIAEVTGASTATISRVNRCLNYGSNGYKIILKKLEK; encoded by the coding sequence ATGAGTTCATCAGATTCAAAAATTAAAAGCAAAGAATTAGATTTATTTTTTAAAGGAATTTTAGAACTTGAAAATATAGATGAATGTTATAACTTTTTTGAAGATGTAGCTACTATTAATGAAATAAAATCATTAGCTCAAAGGTTTCATGTTGCTATGCTTTTAAATAATAAAAAGACATATACTGAAATAGCAGAGGTTACAGGAGCAAGTACAGCTACTATAAGTAGAGTGAATAGGTGCTTAAATTATGGTAGTAATGGTTATAAAATAATTTTAAAAAAATTAGAAAAATAA
- a CDS encoding DUF4280 domain-containing protein: MGISYVVDKAKIKCSKAIGESVLNKSPDNENLELHGKVMLTIADNKPNINITPFPLCESKKNPEVIKNGMKPVPCKPSICNKWMKGEKDVYLNGELALNSGCELTCLYGGLIKISDDGQRK; encoded by the coding sequence ATGGGAATATCATATGTCGTGGATAAAGCTAAGATAAAGTGCTCTAAGGCAATTGGAGAAAGTGTACTAAATAAATCACCAGATAATGAAAACTTAGAACTTCATGGAAAAGTAATGCTTACAATTGCAGATAATAAACCTAATATAAATATTACACCATTTCCACTATGCGAAAGCAAAAAAAATCCTGAAGTTATTAAAAATGGTATGAAGCCAGTACCATGTAAGCCATCTATATGTAATAAGTGGATGAAAGGCGAAAAAGATGTGTATTTGAATGGAGAATTGGCATTAAATAGTGGATGTGAATTGACTTGTTTATATGGTGGATTAATAAAGATATCTGATGATGGTCAAAGAAAGTAA
- a CDS encoding cell wall hydrolase, whose protein sequence is MAKLVYAESIGEPYDGKVAVASVVLNRVMSPNFPNSIREVIFQKNAFSCVKNGKIKANPNQTCYNAVYDAIKGYDPTNEALFFYNPSTATCAWMHQTQKQDTKTIGHHTFFKIKS, encoded by the coding sequence ATGGCTAAGCTAGTTTATGCAGAGAGTATTGGTGAACCTTATGATGGAAAAGTAGCCGTTGCATCAGTTGTTTTAAATCGTGTTATGAGTCCAAACTTTCCAAATTCAATAAGAGAAGTAATCTTTCAGAAAAATGCTTTTTCATGTGTTAAAAATGGAAAAATCAAAGCTAATCCAAATCAAACATGCTATAATGCCGTCTATGATGCTATAAAAGGGTATGATCCTACAAACGAAGCTTTATTTTTTTATAATCCAAGTACAGCAACTTGTGCATGGATGCATCAAACTCAAAAACAAGATACAAAAACAATAGGACATCATACATTTTTCAAAATTAAATCTTAA
- a CDS encoding YbbR-like domain-containing protein, with translation MGKGNKNKSLIAKIICLLLSFGLWLYISNVENPVRTYELKGVPVELINMDSISKSNLAIVEDENFTVNLTLEGATSDITNAKKDSFKLIADMSSYALKNGENIIPIQIVSYPQNINIKNNGFIGIKVKLETLVTKEISLKSQVNVNYKENIYKRDLSISPQKATIVGPETQVNKIDRGILIGNVENLDKDFNKKFPIRFITKDNKEVKGIKSNINESELNITINNGKTVPINIKTTGKSSDGISIESMTVEPKSIHIIGDDKLLSGINSINTQEINISNITSDAEINTNLKLPEGITTQENSQNVKVKFAVKKIQDVSKDISCIVEYINLDPNLVVDSSKETVNVSVSGLESVLNNIPDGELKATVDLSNISEPGAYTYKPTVTSVSNRTDFNILSVEDVQIVLKNK, from the coding sequence ATGGGTAAGGGGAATAAAAATAAATCATTAATAGCTAAGATTATTTGTTTGCTTTTATCTTTTGGTCTTTGGCTCTATATATCAAATGTGGAGAATCCTGTAAGAACATATGAGTTAAAAGGCGTACCAGTAGAACTAATAAATATGGATAGTATTTCAAAATCTAATTTAGCTATAGTAGAAGATGAAAATTTTACAGTTAACTTAACACTAGAAGGGGCTACAAGTGATATAACTAACGCAAAAAAAGATTCTTTTAAATTAATAGCTGATATGAGTTCATATGCACTTAAAAATGGGGAAAATATAATTCCTATTCAAATAGTAAGTTACCCTCAAAATATAAATATAAAAAATAATGGATTTATAGGAATAAAAGTTAAACTAGAAACATTAGTGACAAAAGAAATCTCTTTAAAATCTCAGGTAAATGTTAATTATAAAGAGAATATTTATAAAAGAGATTTATCTATATCGCCACAAAAGGCAACTATAGTAGGTCCAGAAACTCAAGTAAATAAAATTGATAGGGGCATCCTTATAGGAAATGTAGAAAATTTAGATAAAGATTTTAATAAGAAATTTCCTATTAGATTTATAACTAAAGACAATAAGGAAGTTAAGGGAATTAAATCTAATATAAATGAATCTGAATTAAATATAACAATTAATAATGGAAAAACAGTTCCAATAAATATAAAAACTACAGGTAAGTCAAGTGATGGTATATCTATAGAAAGTATGACTGTTGAGCCTAAATCAATTCATATTATAGGTGATGATAAGTTGTTAAGTGGCATTAATTCTATAAATACACAGGAAATTAATATAAGTAATATTACATCTGATGCTGAAATAAATACAAACTTAAAATTACCAGAAGGTATTACTACACAGGAAAATAGCCAAAATGTTAAGGTTAAATTTGCAGTTAAGAAGATACAAGATGTATCAAAAGATATTTCATGTATAGTGGAATATATAAATTTAGATCCCAATTTAGTAGTTGATTCATCTAAGGAAACTGTTAATGTAAGTGTTTCAGGATTAGAATCAGTATTAAATAATATACCTGATGGAGAATTAAAAGCTACAGTTGATCTATCAAATATAAGTGAGCCTGGAGCTTATACTTATAAACCTACAGTTACTAGCGTAAGTAATAGGACTGATTTTAATATACTATCAGTTGAAGATGTTCAAATAGTTTTAAAAAATAAATAA
- the buk gene encoding butyrate kinase has protein sequence MSYKLLIINPGSTSTKIGVYEDEKELFEETLRHTNEEIKRYETIYDQFQFRKDVILSVLKEKDFDITTLSAIVGRGGMLKPVEGGTYAVNDAMIEDLKVGVQGPHASNLGGIIAKSIGDELNIPSFIVDPVVTDELDDVARLSGVPELPRKSKFHALNQKAVAKRYGKDSGKGYENLNLIVVHMGGGVSVGAHKKGKVVDVNNALDGDGPFSPERAGAVPVGDLIKMCFSGQYTESEVYTKVVGKGGFVGYLNTNDVKGVIDKMEAGDKECEKIYKAFLYQITKTIGEMSAALNGKVDQILLTGGIAYSPTLVPDLKSNVEWIAPVTVYPGEDELLALAQGAIRVLDGEEKAKVY, from the coding sequence ATGTCATATAAATTATTAATTATTAATCCAGGATCAACTTCTACAAAAATAGGAGTTTATGAAGATGAGAAAGAACTATTTGAAGAAACATTAAGACATACTAATGAAGAAATAAAAAGATATGAAACTATTTATGATCAATTTCAATTTAGAAAAGATGTAATATTAAGTGTTCTTAAAGAAAAAGATTTTGATATAACTACTTTAAGTGCAATAGTTGGTAGAGGTGGAATGCTAAAACCAGTAGAAGGCGGAACTTATGCTGTTAATGACGCAATGATAGAAGATTTAAAAGTAGGAGTACAAGGCCCTCATGCTTCAAATCTTGGAGGAATAATAGCAAAATCAATTGGTGACGAATTAAATATACCATCATTTATAGTAGATCCAGTTGTTACAGATGAATTAGATGATGTAGCAAGATTATCAGGAGTTCCAGAACTTCCAAGAAAGAGTAAATTCCATGCTTTAAATCAAAAAGCAGTAGCTAAAAGATATGGTAAAGACAGTGGAAAAGGATACGAAAATTTAAACTTAATAGTTGTACACATGGGTGGTGGAGTTTCTGTTGGAGCCCATAAAAAAGGAAAAGTAGTTGACGTTAACAATGCTTTAGATGGTGATGGACCATTTTCACCAGAAAGAGCAGGAGCAGTGCCAGTAGGTGACTTAATTAAAATGTGCTTTAGCGGACAATATACTGAATCAGAAGTATACACTAAGGTTGTTGGTAAAGGTGGATTTGTTGGATACCTAAACACTAATGATGTTAAAGGTGTTATAGACAAAATGGAAGCTGGAGATAAAGAATGCGAAAAGATATATAAAGCTTTCCTTTATCAAATAACAAAAACTATTGGAGAAATGTCAGCTGCATTAAATGGAAAAGTTGATCAAATATTATTAACAGGTGGAATTGCATATTCACCAACACTTGTTCCAGATTTAAAATCAAATGTAGAATGGATAGCTCCAGTAACTGTATATCCAGGAGAAGATGAATTATTAGCATTAGCTCAAGGTGCGATAAGAGTTCTTGACGGAGAAGAAAAAGCTAAGGTTTACTAA
- a CDS encoding phage baseplate assembly protein V, with product MELGACVNFKGHFFSISKLIYEIEDGILETTYDLQTSQGQNQCRIYNEKLQGISLEGTVTDVSSDEIKVKLDIDGKNENSEYCWFKYSTIAASPDGSGWYFMPEINDRARVYFPTNDENEAFAISCIHKINADPSVKYITTINGKKIIFSEDSITISANDSATITLSSGGGISISGGSISLNASENISIRAEDSVVVSGKDNVEISCDKGGKVTLDNGGNVVLNGTKVKIN from the coding sequence TTGGAATTAGGTGCTTGCGTTAATTTTAAGGGGCACTTTTTTTCTATTTCTAAATTAATTTATGAAATAGAAGATGGAATATTAGAAACTACTTATGATTTACAAACTAGCCAAGGACAAAATCAATGCAGAATATACAATGAAAAATTACAAGGAATATCATTAGAGGGAACTGTCACCGATGTTTCAAGTGATGAAATAAAAGTAAAACTAGATATAGACGGAAAAAATGAAAATAGTGAATATTGTTGGTTTAAATATTCAACCATAGCTGCATCACCTGATGGAAGTGGATGGTATTTTATGCCTGAAATTAATGATAGAGCAAGAGTATATTTCCCAACTAATGATGAAAATGAAGCATTTGCAATAAGCTGTATACATAAGATAAATGCAGATCCATCTGTTAAGTATATAACAACTATAAATGGAAAGAAGATAATTTTTAGTGAAGACAGTATTACAATTTCAGCTAATGACAGTGCAACAATTACTTTAAGCAGTGGAGGGGGAATAAGTATATCAGGAGGAAGTATAAGTTTAAATGCAAGTGAAAATATTTCTATTAGAGCAGAAGACAGTGTTGTTGTATCAGGTAAAGATAATGTAGAGATTAGTTGTGACAAAGGTGGAAAAGTAACTTTAGATAATGGAGGAAATGTAGTACTTAATGGAACAAAAGTGAAAATTAATTAA
- a CDS encoding AIM24 family protein has protein sequence MRSSLNITNKLTMLTEMENDSKFQILEYTDLNGATDLETAFGLNIINESNIKLKQIRIILDDSSVKLESGLLSYMKGDIDIKSNMGGVLGLGKKFITSKLTGETMFKPVYRGSGEIFLESSFGHFALIELEDDEIIVDDGLFCACEGGIEVGASIQKNLSSAFLGNEGLCQTKISGNGIVALEIPVPETEIFKCILIDDTLKVDGNFAILRTGNIEFSVEKSSKSITGSITSGEGFVNVYRGTGEVWLVPTKAIYDDMRTKSFKEMTKPSRERNTES, from the coding sequence ATGAGGAGTTCTTTGAATATAACAAACAAATTAACCATGTTAACAGAAATGGAGAATGATTCAAAATTTCAAATTTTAGAATATACTGATTTAAATGGAGCTACAGATTTAGAAACCGCTTTTGGATTAAATATAATTAATGAAAGTAATATAAAATTAAAACAAATAAGAATAATACTTGATGATAGCTCAGTAAAATTAGAATCTGGTCTTTTGAGTTATATGAAAGGTGATATAGATATTAAGAGTAATATGGGAGGGGTATTGGGTTTAGGAAAAAAGTTTATTACAAGTAAATTAACAGGTGAAACTATGTTTAAACCAGTTTATAGAGGATCAGGGGAAATATTTTTAGAATCATCATTTGGTCATTTTGCTTTAATTGAGTTAGAAGATGATGAAATAATTGTAGATGATGGACTGTTTTGTGCTTGTGAAGGTGGAATTGAGGTAGGAGCATCAATACAAAAAAATTTATCCTCAGCTTTTTTAGGAAATGAAGGATTATGCCAAACTAAAATAAGTGGTAATGGTATAGTAGCATTAGAAATACCAGTTCCTGAAACTGAAATATTTAAATGCATATTAATAGATGATACATTAAAAGTAGATGGAAACTTTGCAATTTTAAGAACTGGAAATATTGAATTCTCAGTAGAAAAATCATCAAAATCTATTACAGGTTCAATAACAAGTGGAGAAGGTTTCGTTAATGTATATAGAGGAACTGGAGAAGTATGGCTTGTTCCAACAAAAGCTATATATGATGATATGAGAACTAAGAGTTTTAAAGAAATGACTAAACCAAGTAGGGAACGAAATACAGAAAGTTAA
- the cdaA gene encoding diadenylate cyclase CdaA, whose translation MQDFISLIIKSLNNMSLWSILDILVVSYIFYKGYMLIKETRAEQLLKGIVLIIVLIPISYLLKLDMLYFILNKTLTIGVLSVIIIFQPEIRRGLEHIGRSAFEDVHYANDKESIQSSINEIVNAVQNLSESKTGALIVMEQKTGLAEIVSSGTILDANISSNLLENIFVVNTPLHDGATIIRNNKILASGCVLPLTNNNNINKKLGTRHRAGLGLSEVSDALIIIVSEETGVISLAINGKLSRGYDKERLRSILSNIIENRNKKNVKDAKERVRSWVRGIKINH comes from the coding sequence TTGCAAGATTTTATATCACTAATAATAAAGAGTTTAAACAATATGTCCTTGTGGTCAATATTAGATATATTAGTGGTTTCTTATATATTCTATAAAGGATATATGCTTATTAAAGAAACAAGAGCGGAGCAATTACTAAAAGGTATAGTGTTAATTATAGTATTAATACCAATAAGTTATTTATTAAAATTAGATATGTTGTATTTTATATTAAATAAGACACTTACAATTGGAGTATTATCTGTAATTATAATTTTTCAACCAGAGATTAGAAGAGGATTAGAACATATAGGTAGATCGGCATTTGAGGATGTACATTATGCAAACGATAAAGAGAGTATACAAAGTTCTATAAATGAAATAGTTAATGCTGTACAAAATTTATCAGAAAGTAAAACTGGTGCATTAATAGTAATGGAACAAAAGACAGGTCTTGCAGAAATAGTTTCATCTGGAACAATATTAGATGCCAATATAAGTTCAAACCTTTTAGAAAATATTTTTGTAGTGAATACTCCTTTGCATGATGGAGCAACAATAATTAGAAATAATAAAATACTAGCTTCAGGATGTGTTCTTCCTTTAACTAATAATAATAATATTAATAAAAAATTAGGTACTAGACACAGAGCAGGATTAGGGCTTTCAGAAGTTTCTGATGCTTTAATAATTATTGTATCTGAAGAAACAGGAGTAATTTCGTTAGCTATAAATGGAAAATTGAGTAGAGGGTATGATAAAGAACGATTAAGAAGCATATTATCAAATATAATTGAGAATAGAAATAAGAAAAATGTTAAGGATGCTAAGGAGAGGGTGAGATCATGGGTAAGGGGAATAAAAATAAATCATTAA
- the glmM gene encoding phosphoglucosamine mutase has protein sequence MDRMFGTDGVRGIANTELTAQMAYNLGRAGAYVLTEGAHKPKILVAKDTRISGDMLESALVAGILSVGAEAVILGVVPTPAVAYLTRKYDADAGVMISASHNPVEYNGIKFFNDKGYKLSDELEDGIQKVIESDFEGVPNPIGIDLGREKIEVAALEDYTEFVKQTIPYNLKGMKIALDCANGASYKSAVKAFRDLGADVFVINDNPDGTNINKNCGSTHPEELMDYVVKKGCDLGFAFDGDADRCLAVDENGKLINGDFILMLCASYLKEIGKLREDTLVVTVMSNLGLDIACRNLGIKLEKTKVGDRYVLEEMTKDNYVLGGEQSGHVIFLDYNTTGDGLVTALQVASIVKKKEKTLSELCSVMKELPQVLVNATVPNDKKNIYLEDTEIVEAIKEMEAKLNGVGRVLIRPSGTEPLVRVMLEGENQAEIDEMAHGLANLILSKI, from the coding sequence ATGGACAGAATGTTTGGAACTGATGGAGTTAGAGGAATTGCTAATACTGAGTTGACAGCTCAAATGGCTTATAATTTAGGTAGAGCAGGTGCATATGTTTTAACAGAAGGTGCACATAAACCAAAAATATTAGTAGCTAAGGATACAAGAATATCTGGAGATATGTTAGAATCTGCTTTAGTTGCAGGTATATTATCAGTTGGAGCAGAAGCAGTAATATTAGGAGTAGTTCCAACACCAGCAGTTGCATATTTAACAAGAAAATATGATGCAGACGCAGGTGTAATGATATCAGCTTCTCATAATCCAGTAGAATACAATGGAATAAAATTCTTTAATGACAAAGGATATAAACTTTCTGATGAATTAGAAGATGGAATCCAAAAGGTAATTGAAAGTGATTTTGAAGGAGTACCAAATCCAATAGGAATAGACTTAGGAAGAGAAAAGATAGAAGTTGCTGCTTTAGAAGACTATACAGAATTTGTAAAGCAAACAATTCCTTATAATTTAAAAGGAATGAAAATAGCTTTAGATTGTGCTAATGGTGCATCTTATAAATCTGCTGTAAAAGCATTTAGAGATTTAGGTGCTGATGTTTTTGTAATTAATGATAATCCAGATGGAACTAATATAAATAAAAATTGTGGATCAACACATCCAGAGGAACTTATGGATTATGTAGTTAAAAAAGGTTGCGATTTAGGTTTTGCATTTGATGGAGATGCAGATAGATGTTTAGCAGTTGATGAAAATGGTAAATTAATAAATGGTGATTTTATATTAATGTTATGTGCAAGTTATCTAAAAGAAATAGGAAAATTAAGAGAAGATACTTTAGTTGTAACAGTTATGAGTAATTTAGGTTTAGATATTGCATGTAGAAATTTAGGAATAAAGCTTGAAAAGACAAAAGTTGGAGATAGATACGTTCTTGAAGAGATGACTAAAGATAACTATGTATTAGGTGGAGAACAATCAGGTCATGTTATATTCTTAGACTACAATACAACTGGAGATGGACTAGTTACAGCTCTTCAAGTTGCATCAATAGTTAAGAAGAAAGAAAAAACATTATCAGAATTATGTTCTGTAATGAAAGAATTACCACAAGTTTTAGTTAATGCAACTGTTCCTAATGATAAAAAGAATATATACTTAGAAGATACAGAAATAGTAGAAGCTATTAAAGAAATGGAAGCAAAACTAAATGGTGTAGGAAGAGTTTTAATAAGACCATCAGGAACTGAACCATTAGTTAGAGTTATGCTAGAAGGTGAAAACCAAGCAGAAATAGATGAAATGGCTCATGGTTTAGCTAACTTAATTTTATCTAAAATATAA
- the ptb gene encoding phosphate butyryltransferase gives MSKNFDDLLSKLKANKKKKLSVAVAQDEPVLEAVMAAKEKGIADAILVGDQEKIRQIAEKIKMDLTQFEIIHEPDTKKAALFAVQLVSSGRADMVMKGLVDTATFLRSVLNKEVGLRTGKVMSHVAVFEVEGMDRLIFLTDAAFNTYPDLKAKVQIVNNAVTVAHACGIQVPKVAPVCAVEVVNPDMPATIDASLLTTMNNRGQIKGCIVDGPLALDNALSEEAAHHKGITGPVAGQADIILLPNIETGNVMYKCLTYTSKSKNGGLLVGTSAPVILTSRADKFETKVNSIALAALVAENAK, from the coding sequence ATGAGTAAAAACTTTGATGATTTATTATCTAAATTAAAAGCAAATAAGAAAAAAAAGTTATCAGTAGCAGTAGCACAAGACGAACCAGTTTTAGAAGCAGTAATGGCGGCTAAAGAAAAAGGAATAGCAGATGCAATATTAGTTGGAGATCAAGAAAAAATAAGACAAATCGCAGAAAAAATAAAAATGGATTTAACTCAATTCGAGATAATTCATGAACCAGATACTAAAAAAGCGGCATTATTTGCAGTTCAATTAGTATCAAGTGGAAGAGCAGATATGGTTATGAAAGGTTTAGTAGACACAGCAACTTTCTTAAGAAGTGTTCTTAACAAAGAAGTAGGTCTTAGAACAGGTAAAGTTATGTCTCACGTAGCAGTATTTGAAGTTGAAGGTATGGATAGATTAATATTTTTAACAGATGCTGCATTCAACACTTATCCTGATTTAAAAGCTAAAGTTCAAATAGTAAATAATGCTGTAACAGTAGCTCATGCTTGTGGAATACAAGTTCCAAAGGTAGCACCAGTATGTGCTGTTGAAGTTGTTAATCCAGACATGCCTGCAACAATAGATGCGTCATTATTGACTACTATGAATAATAGAGGACAAATAAAAGGTTGTATAGTAGATGGACCTTTAGCATTAGATAATGCGTTATCAGAAGAGGCTGCTCATCATAAAGGTATTACAGGTCCAGTAGCAGGACAAGCAGATATTATATTATTACCTAATATAGAAACTGGTAATGTAATGTATAAATGCTTAACTTATACATCAAAGAGTAAAAATGGTGGTTTATTAGTAGGAACATCAGCACCAGTTATTCTAACATCAAGAGCTGATAAATTTGAAACAAAAGTAAATTCTATAGCTTTAGCAGCATTAGTTGCTGAAAATGCTAAATAA